CGAAGGTAAGTTGGACATACACACGCTCAAAGAGTTACCTCCTTAAACAACAGTACCGAAGCTTACGATACACTATTAGACAATTTCTAAATCACTCAACCAAGATAAATTACATCGAAACTTCATGAACCCAATTGACATACTAAGCATACTCTTCCAATACAGCCTCCTACACTTATACATGCCAATAGTTAAAAGCGTAGGTTTCTCGCACCCCCTCACATTCACTATAATCACCGCCCACAACACCTTCAGCCTAACCTACCTGCTCTTCACAGTGGCCGTCGCCTACCCTGCCCTCCGCAAAAAAGCGTGGCTTATACCCGCTGCAGTAACCATAATATGGGCAATAATCTGTATCAACTTAATGGTAACGTTAAACATTTCTACTACGACTGCAATCGCCGCTGTCCTTCCCCATGGATGGCTTGAATTCACAGCAATAGCTTATTGGACAAACGCTATGCGCAAAGCCACACAAAACAACAACATGCCAAAACCAATCAACACTCCAACCTTCAAAGAATACCTCAAAGCCTTGACAAGGCCTAAAAAGCTAATGACCCTAGTCAAAACAGACATGAAAGTCTCATTCAGAGCAACAAAGCTTTCATTAGGAACTCTCTGCCGAAACCTCAAGAAAGCTTACGTAACTACGTTAATCCTAATTGCAACGGCGGCTCTGATAGAAACCTATATGACACCTCAAATAATGTTTCTTATCAAAAACCTTTAAGGGATGAGAAGGAACAGAAGAAAGGGGGAGGGGCTAATAACCAAAAATCCCTTTTCCGTTCCAGTCCCACTTTCCCCAGGAACTAAAAAAAGGAGAGATAAAAGAGTTCTTTTCAGCTCAGCAGATCCTTATAGACGCGGTTGTGGTCCACGTTCTTCTCCATAAACACGCTTACTCTGTTTTCCTCAGCAGTGAAAGAAAGGAATTTAGCGGTGTTTCCTTCTACCAACACATATTTTACGTCGCCAAGCTCAAAAGTATTCGAAAGCTCCTCACCTGCCTCTAAAGCTGAAGAAGATAAAACCGCAAAGTCAATAATCTTCGTCGGATCTTTCAAATCGATACTTGCAGACTTTGCATTCCTGAGAATGTAGCCAATTACTCCTTCTTTCGTATTTACCTTGTCAATGTTTTGCTTTATCTTTCCCCCTTTGGGGACATTATCTTTTTTCAGCTCCTTCTTTTCAGCTCTCTTCGCTTCCGCAAGCTCTTGTGCCTTCTTTATCTGCGTTTCTAACTCTTCTGAGAAGTCAAGTGCGATTTCGGGCTTTTCTTCTTCTTCCTTCAAGGCTACTTTGCTTGATTTGCGTTTTCTAGGTGCCATAAAGTTCATCTCCACTAATTGATTACTGGTTTAATCCTCACCAGTTCACCTTTCTTGACATCGAGAGTATGGCAAAGCTTTTCTGGAATGCGAATAACAGCCCTGTTTTCAAGCTTTGAGTAATCCAACGTCTTAACTTTGCATTGGCTGGTTTTGCCGTTGAAAGATTCAACGTCAACAAGGTTAATTTCTTTGCCGTCTAGAAGCTCTTCCCACTGTGACATAATATCTTCGCTAATTTGCACTGTGTCGTTGCGAACCAATAGGCCGCCGAAACTCTCAACAATTAATTGGTTAGAGGGTAATTCTAGCTCAGGTATGGGCTCCTCTTCAGCTTCTTTGCTTTCTTCTTCCTCTATTTCCTCTCGCAGTTCCTTTTCCTCCTGCAGTTCCTCTTCTCCTCGTAGATCCTCTTCCATTCCTCGCTTCAATAAAGTACTCGAAGGAGGAAAATTCTTGAGGGGGGTAGGGCCAAGACTGTCAAGCAGCTTTATAACAGTTGGAATCAACACACGTGCAACAGTTTCTAGATATTTCATATCTGCCTTCTTCGAAGCAACCATGGTTAAGTACATGTCGTTGACACAAGATATGTGAACGTTGCCTTTGCTGCATTCAACTACTAAGGAATTTAAGCCTCCAATTGTGTCCACCTTTTCCATAATGCCTTCTAGCGAGCTAACTACTTTTTCTAAAGTGGCTTCGGGGGTTTCAGCGTCTCCTGCAATCACAGTAGCTTTCTTGTCAAAGAGAAAGCAAGTTTGCACGTCGGGGCAAACATTTCGAATCTCGGTTAGGGCATTCTTTAGCGCAAATGCATATGCTTCGTTACTCATTTTTTTTTCACTCCATGGAATTTTATGAAATCTTGAAAAGTATTCTCTCTGGTACTCCGTCGTCTTCTAAAACGAGATATCTGAGTCCTTCAGTGTCGCCTATCTGATCGACCCATTTCAATGCTTCTCGCGATTTCTGCAAGACTAAAAGCCTGTCCTGTTGGCTTCTGACAACTTCTTCTATAGCTGTTAATTCGTGAAACGGGTTGGCATCTAGGACAACGTTTAGACCGCCTACTGAAATTTCGCCTAGATTTTCTTGATTTGCTTTCTTGCCTGCGAGTTTGAAGACTACATCTCGTATTTTTTTCGACCTTTCAGCTAATGCTCGAATTTCGTCAAGGCGGCGTAAATACTCGCCAAGCATACTTTTGGTTCTACTTATTTCATCATCTATTGTTCTTGCTATATCTGAGGCTGATTCGTATTCTTTTAGTTCTACTACCATTTTAATACCTCCAAATAGGGTGGAAGGAGAGGGGTGCTTTTACCCTACCCCCATTCTCAAACAAACAAAGGGTAGTGTCTTAAGGTGCTGTTCTAATGTAAGGACCAAACGTGTTGCCTTTAGCAGTAATCACCTTGAACTCGTATTTCACACCGGAAGTATACGCTCCCCCTGTGCGAGTTATGTTGAGTGTCACTGTCCCGCCTGGTGCTAGTGTATAAGGAGTGGTAATGCCATCATCAGCACATGCCACATCGTTAACTCGAACCTCACTTATTGAGAAGTCTGACGAACCAACGTTCTTGATTTGAATCAAACAGTATGTATTATTTGTACCCCATGTGTAGCTCGTGAATGAAAGTTCTTCTGTTTGCATGAATGTGAATGTCAATGCTCCCATCCAAGCGGCAACTGCGATTGATACTGCGACTGTTACAGCGATTAGTATGATTGCTGCGACTACTGGGCTCAACGCCTTTCTACTCTTTAGAAATCTTTTCATTCGGTTTTTATCCCTCCTTTTTCAGGTTCACTAGAAGGATAACAGCGTATTGAGATTTAAATCTTACTAATTAAGACATCATATTACGAGCGCAGTTTACAACCAACCGCAAAAAGCCTACAACCACAATACTCACCGGTCAACATTGAAAAGCATAAGCTTACACCATTATACCTCTCATGTCTAGCGCCTATTAGCCGCTCTTGAATCTTATTATAAGTATCTAATACAGGGTTTAACTCCAGAGGTGCACAGAAATCGTGACCTCGTTTGCGCCCTCTATTTTTTCTTTTCTTAACTTCTTTTCTTGCAGAATCAACCTTGCTACCACCCACAAGAAATAGAGTGCCAGCAGGAAAACCACAAATTCAAATGATTCTTTTGCATACACCCAAACAACTACGATTGCAAGAATGATGGTTAATAAATTGGCTAGAATAATCACTGAATACTTCATAGTTCAACATATTTCCAAAGACACCTAAAATTCTTTTGATGTTCAGTAAGACGGAAACGAGCTTGATACGGGTTTGCTAATTAAGCGCGCATAAAGACTTTCCAAAAGCTAGCGAATTCGAAGTGAGTTTTGGATGCTTCACCACGACGGAAAGTGCGCAGGTGTTCCGTAAACGAAAATAATAGTAGACAAGTCGAAAATCATAGTCGATAAAGGTTTATATGGAATGAAAAAAAGGATACTAATTCACCGCTCTCAATCTCTAGGAAGAAGAGGTTCTATCATGAAAAAAGCCAAGGTAATCATTATGGGGGCAGCAGGCAGAGACTTCCACAATTTCAATGTCTACTTCAGAAATAACGATTCATATGAGGTAGTAGCCTTCACGGCCACCCAAATACCTGGAATCGAAAAACGAAGCTACCCCCCAGAACTCACAGGGCCAAAATATCCACAAGGAATCCCCATATATCCAGAAGATAAATTGCCAGAACTCATCAAAAACTACAACATCAATCAGGTTGTTTTTGCCTACAGCGACGTACCCCATGAATACGTCATGCACAAAGCATCATTAGCAATGTCTTGCGGAGCAGACTTTAGGTTAATGGGCCCGTCTGCAACAATGATAAAAGCCAAAGTTCCAGTTGTTTCTGTTTGCGCAGTTAGAACTGGTTCTGGAAAAAGCCAGACTTCGCGAAAAGTAGCTTCCTTGTTGAAGAAAATGGGTTTCCGAGTCGCTGTTATCAGGCATCCAATGCCTTACGGAGATTTGGCAAAGCAGATTTGGCAACGGTTTGCGTCCTACGAAGACCTTGACAAGCACGAATGCACAATTGAAGAACGAGAGGAATATGAACCGCACATTGCCAATGGAATACTGGTGTTTGCTGGTGTAGACTATGAAAAAATCTTAAAAGAAGCAGAGAAAGAAGCAGACGTAATTGTCTGGGACGGAGGAAATAACGACCTTCCCTTCTACCATTCCGATCTCTTCATAGTGGTTGCGGACCCTCACAGGCCAGGTCACGAGCTTACATACTACCCTGGAGAAACAAACCTGAGGATGGCAGATGTAATAATCATCAACAAGGTTGACACGGCTAGTCCGGAAGGTGTTGAAACTGTCAGGAAGAACATTAAAACAGTGAATCCTAAGGCTTTGGTCATTGAAGCATCATCTCCCATTACTGTAGACAACCCAGATTTGATTAAAGGAAAAAAAGTTTTGGTGGTGGAGGATGGGCCTACGTTGACGCATGGCAACATGGCTTATGGCGCAGGAGTTATCGCTGCTAGAAAGTTAGGTGCAAGTGAAATCGTCGATCCGAGACCTTACGCTGTAGGCTCAATAGCGGAGACTTTCAAGAAGTACTCTCACCTTGGAACATTGCTTCCCGCTATTGGATATGGCAAAGAACAAATAAAAGAGCTAGAGGAAACAATAAACAGCACGCCATGTGACGTCGTGGTTATTGGCACCCCCATAGATTTGAGACGCGTCTTGCAAATCAACAAGCCCACCGCGAGAACAAAATACACTATTAAAGAATTAGGCTCTTCAACTCTTGAAAATGTGCTAAAGAAACACTTCCAAAAGTGACATAGATGACTGAAGAAAGCATAACTCGCGTGTTAATCAAATTCTCTATAGAAAACGTCGGCGAAGCCGAAGGTGAGCTAATTCGTCACCTAGCCCCTAGAACAGTTGATGCCATAACCAAGACGCTTCCGATAGAAGGCCGAATGGCTTTGTGGAAAGAAGAAGTCTACTTTGAAATTCCAATTAAGATGGGCGACGAGAAGGCTAGGCCGAAGGTTGAGAAGGGTACAATTGCTTATTGGCCTATGGGAAATGCTCTCTGCATCTTTTATGGCGAATCCCAGCCCTATAGCCCCGTCAACATAATTGGAAAAGTAACAAAGAATTTAGAGATTTTTGCGGATATAAAAAGTGGAAACAGAATTAAAGTAGAAAAAGCCTGAAGATGGCATCAAATAAAAGTACTGTCAGCCCATCTTTCTAAAATCCTTCCGCATTCACTCTTCACAACACGGTCCTTAGATTTTATTCTTAACGCCTCTAAGAACTGGACACGTTTTTCTACGCTTCTCGCCTCGGCTGCCCCGCCATAATACAGTTTCCCCTCCAAAAACTCCTTCATCTGCGACGCTTTCTGCACAAGAAATCCTGCAGCCACGATAGGATTTTCCAACAGCTGCATGTTCACCCAAATAGCCGCGTCAGCTTCTCGCAGTTGGCTAAAGCCGTCTATCTCAACAATTCGCCTGATATAAGTTCTTAGAAATTCGTAAAACCCAGCAGTTTTAACATGTTTCAAGACTTCCTTCAATCTTTTCTTAAAGCGAGGGTTCCCCTTTAGAATTAACCTATGCTTATATCCAGATTCCACTAGTTTTCTAGCCTTTTCCACTTCATCAAATGTGTAAACTCGTTTTGGAAAATCAGAAGCCATTATTTTGTCTTATTTCTCCATCTTATGAAATTAGTAAAACTAGTCTGCAGGCTTGTAGATTCTAAGGTTCCGACTCTTTGAAACAAATTCTATCATGCCTTTGCGTTCCAACTCTTTCAGAAAGGCTCTGGCAACGCTTAAGCGCACATCAAAGCGGGATGCGACAGAATAAGGTGTTACGATCTTCATCTTTTTCAGCTCGCTTATAAATTTGTCACTTTTTAGACTTGGCGGCGTAATCCCAGGAATAGACTTTCTTTGGCTTGGTGCTGTAGTATCACGTTTTTCCTTTTTGCCACCTTTCTTTTTTTGCGCTTTTGCCATTTGCTTTATGGAGCGCTTCTTTTTTCCGCCCATGCTTATTTCCTCAATTGCTCTAGAAAAAGAGGGAATGCATCCTTATAGCCTTTTTCTGTCACGCAACTGTAGTTATTTTTTGTTTGTGTTCTTTTTGCCACTGAGACAATGGAACGCCTAGTCGCTTTTCTATTTCTGGTCGGTGGATGCTGTTCATTGTGCAAAATGGGATTATACGTCCATCTGGCACGGCGTAGTGAATACAGCAGCTTTGCACTCTTTCAAGGTCAAAGTTGTAAGGATCCATGAAATGCATCGAAGAGAGCAGTATGGTTTTCCTTTGAAGGTCACCTAATGATTCATAGCTTCCGCTTTTCAAGACTGGAAGGAGGTATTTTCTTAACATGCCAAGTTTCACATGTCTTAAGGCGGCGATTAGGCGTATTTTTGCTCTCGTTTCGTGTCCCTTTTGTGCTTCTTCGTAGATTTTTTCCATTGTTTTGACGAATTTGTCTACGTTTCCGTAACGTGTTATTGGCGTTATTTCTCCGTTTTCAATGAAAAGGTAGGTTGCCATGCCGCAGTGAGGGTGAGCTGTGAATTCGACGTAGTGTTTGTGTTTTATTGCGCCGATGGCTTGAGCAATTGGTACTACTGTTGGAACGGGGTAGAAGTCGTCTGCTTTTATCTTTCCATCTGTTTGTTCTTCGCACAGACGCATAAAATCGGGTATGGTGATGCGCATCTTTTTTCTTTCTTCTTCTGGTAAGCGTCCGCATAGGCTTATTGGTTGGACGTTTATGCAGCGTATTACGTCGAAGTTTTCGACGGCGAAGCGTATAATGTCTCCGAGTTGATGGTCGTTTACTCCTTTAATGAGCGTCACCACCAGTACAATGCTGTTAAGGCCTGCTTCTCGACAGTTTTCAATAGCATTCATCTTTGTTTCAAGGAGATCGACACCGCGGGTGAACTTGTAAACGTCATCAGTTAAGCCGTCAAATTGCAAGTAAACAGTGCTTACACCTGCTTCGTCAAGGGTTTTGCAGTATTCTACGCTTTGGGCAAGGCGTATGCCATTGGTGTTGATTTCCACGTGACGAAATCCTAAGTCTTTAGCCATCTTAATTAGTTCCGGTAAATCTTTGCGTATCGTCGGCTCGCCGCCGCTGAATTGCAGTGCAGTAGCGGGGACTGGGCTGTTTTGGCGTAGGTTTTGAAGCATCTCTCGAATTTGATGTTTTGTTGGTTCGTAAACGTATCCTGCTGCAGCAGCGTTGGCGAAACAGACCGGGCATTTAAGGTTGCAGCGGTTTGTGATGTCGATTATGGCTAAACCTGTGTGGCTTTTGTGGTTTGGACAGATACCACAATCTTGGGGGCAGCCTTTTACTGTTTTGGTGTGTGGGTTGTTTAGGCCTTCTCCTTCTTTTCGGTATTTTTCTGCGCGTATATATTGGTTGTAGTCGCTCCAGTAGAGTTCGTTGTATTTACCGTGTTTTAAGCAAGTTTTTTCTATGTAGACTTTGTTGTCTTTTTCGTATATTGTGGCGTCTAGAACTGTGAGGCATTCAGGGCATATGCTTTTGGTCTGTTTGATTATTGACGTTTTGTTTCACCACTGACAGTTGTAAAACCTTTTTAAGAGGAGCGTGTATTTGAAGTTTTTCCGAAGCTTCAGAAGGTGAAAGATGGGTTGAGTCAAGCTGTTGGAGAAATAGCCAGGAAAGTCTTGCGTGAGTTAGGTTTGACGGTTTATGAGTCAGCAGTCTACTTGAGTCTTGTAGAGAGAGGAGTGATGACGGCAAGTGAGGTAAGCGAGAGTGCCAACGTGCCTTTTTCGAAGGTTTATGAGATCTTGAATCGTTTGGAGCGAAAGGGATGGCTAATTGTTGAACGAGGTAGACCGAGTAGGTATTTTGCAAAATCGCCTGTAGAAGCATTTGAGGCAACTAAGCGTGAGGCTGACGAAAAGATGCGAAGTTGGGAGCAAGCTATAGTGGGAGAGCTGCAGCCTCTCTATGAGAAACGTGAGTTGCGAGAGAAGCCTGACATTTGGATTTTAAGAGGAGAGACTAGTGTGTTGGCGAAGCTGCGAGAGATGTTGGATAAGGCTCGCAGTCAAGTGATGATAGCGGCGCCGTTGTTTGCGCGCGATTTGGCTGAGAAAGTAATACCATTATTGGCAAGTTTTAGGTTAGGGGATGTGAAAGTTTCAGTTATGGTTGTTGGTGAGCCAAAGAGTTGGGGATTAGAAGGGCTGACAAGTATTGCAGAGGTGCGAGGACGCAAAGATATGTTTGGAGGCGGAGTGATTGTGGATGGAAAAGAAGCTTTGCTATTTTTAGGGGAGGAGGACAAACTTAGCTTGGTTGTTTGGAGTAACCATATAGGCTTAGTAAAGTTCGCGAAAGATTACTTCCAGTATTTATGGGACTCAAGCACTAAAACCCAACCAACGTAGCCTTTGATATCTCTAGGCTCTTGTAGAGCGACGGAAAGTGTGTTCAACAACAGCAAACTATTTTGAATAAGATTTAATTTAGCCAAAACAATATCACTACTCCTTACATACGAGCGGGGGTTGCCAAGCATGGCCAAAGGCGTAGCCCTGAGGCGGCTATCCCGTAGGGGTTCGTGGGTTCAAATCCCACCCCCCGCACTTTTCAATGAAATCCCTTTACACCTTTTGGTTCTTTTTGCGCTTTGCACGCGCCCATATAGATTTCCCGTGAAGAAGACGGGACCTCGAGTTATA
The nucleotide sequence above comes from Candidatus Bathyarchaeota archaeon. Encoded proteins:
- a CDS encoding radical SAM protein, translating into MKQTKSICPECLTVLDATIYEKDNKVYIEKTCLKHGKYNELYWSDYNQYIRAEKYRKEGEGLNNPHTKTVKGCPQDCGICPNHKSHTGLAIIDITNRCNLKCPVCFANAAAAGYVYEPTKHQIREMLQNLRQNSPVPATALQFSGGEPTIRKDLPELIKMAKDLGFRHVEINTNGIRLAQSVEYCKTLDEAGVSTVYLQFDGLTDDVYKFTRGVDLLETKMNAIENCREAGLNSIVLVVTLIKGVNDHQLGDIIRFAVENFDVIRCINVQPISLCGRLPEEERKKMRITIPDFMRLCEEQTDGKIKADDFYPVPTVVPIAQAIGAIKHKHYVEFTAHPHCGMATYLFIENGEITPITRYGNVDKFVKTMEKIYEEAQKGHETRAKIRLIAALRHVKLGMLRKYLLPVLKSGSYESLGDLQRKTILLSSMHFMDPYNFDLERVQSCCIHYAVPDGRIIPFCTMNSIHRPEIEKRLGVPLSQWQKEHKQKITTVA
- a CDS encoding GTPase, with product MKKAKVIIMGAAGRDFHNFNVYFRNNDSYEVVAFTATQIPGIEKRSYPPELTGPKYPQGIPIYPEDKLPELIKNYNINQVVFAYSDVPHEYVMHKASLAMSCGADFRLMGPSATMIKAKVPVVSVCAVRTGSGKSQTSRKVASLLKKMGFRVAVIRHPMPYGDLAKQIWQRFASYEDLDKHECTIEEREEYEPHIANGILVFAGVDYEKILKEAEKEADVIVWDGGNNDLPFYHSDLFIVVADPHRPGHELTYYPGETNLRMADVIIINKVDTASPEGVETVRKNIKTVNPKALVIEASSPITVDNPDLIKGKKVLVVEDGPTLTHGNMAYGAGVIAARKLGASEIVDPRPYAVGSIAETFKKYSHLGTLLPAIGYGKEQIKELEETINSTPCDVVVIGTPIDLRRVLQINKPTARTKYTIKELGSSTLENVLKKHFQK
- a CDS encoding DUF4352 domain-containing protein; this translates as MKRFLKSRKALSPVVAAIILIAVTVAVSIAVAAWMGALTFTFMQTEELSFTSYTWGTNNTYCLIQIKNVGSSDFSISEVRVNDVACADDGITTPYTLAPGGTVTLNITRTGGAYTSGVKYEFKVITAKGNTFGPYIRTAP
- a CDS encoding 40S ribosomal protein S25, with product MGGKKKRSIKQMAKAQKKKGGKKEKRDTTAPSQRKSIPGITPPSLKSDKFISELKKMKIVTPYSVASRFDVRLSVARAFLKELERKGMIEFVSKSRNLRIYKPAD
- a CDS encoding roadblock/LC7 domain-containing protein — translated: MAPRKRKSSKVALKEEEEKPEIALDFSEELETQIKKAQELAEAKRAEKKELKKDNVPKGGKIKQNIDKVNTKEGVIGYILRNAKSASIDLKDPTKIIDFAVLSSSALEAGEELSNTFELGDVKYVLVEGNTAKFLSFTAEENRVSVFMEKNVDHNRVYKDLLS
- a CDS encoding stage II sporulation protein M — translated: MNPIDILSILFQYSLLHLYMPIVKSVGFSHPLTFTIITAHNTFSLTYLLFTVAVAYPALRKKAWLIPAAVTIIWAIICINLMVTLNISTTTAIAAVLPHGWLEFTAIAYWTNAMRKATQNNNMPKPINTPTFKEYLKALTRPKKLMTLVKTDMKVSFRATKLSLGTLCRNLKKAYVTTLILIATAALIETYMTPQIMFLIKNL
- a CDS encoding TrmB family transcriptional regulator yields the protein MSQAVGEIARKVLRELGLTVYESAVYLSLVERGVMTASEVSESANVPFSKVYEILNRLERKGWLIVERGRPSRYFAKSPVEAFEATKREADEKMRSWEQAIVGELQPLYEKRELREKPDIWILRGETSVLAKLREMLDKARSQVMIAAPLFARDLAEKVIPLLASFRLGDVKVSVMVVGEPKSWGLEGLTSIAEVRGRKDMFGGGVIVDGKEALLFLGEEDKLSLVVWSNHIGLVKFAKDYFQYLWDSSTKTQPT